From a region of the Enterobacter cancerogenus genome:
- the nagA gene encoding N-acetylglucosamine-6-phosphate deacetylase gives MYALTHGRIYTGHEILDDHAIVIANGLIERVCPLAELPPEIEQRSLNGAIISPGFIDVQLNGCGGVQFNDTPEAVTVETLEIMQKANEKSGCTSYLPTLITSSDDLMKQGIRVMRDYLAKHPNQALGLHLEGPWLNMVKKGTHNPDYVRKPDAELVDYMCANADVITKVTLAPEMTGTEVISKLAAAGIVVSAGHSNATLKEAKAGFRAGITFATHLYNAMPYITGREPGLVGAILDEPDVYCGIIADGLHVDYTNIRNAKRLKGDKLCLVTDATAPAGANIEQFIFAGKTIYYRNGLCVDENGTLSGSSLTMIEGVRNLVEHCGIALDEVLRMATLYPARAIGVDKQLGGIAPGMVANLTAFTHDYKIIKTIVNGNEVVTE, from the coding sequence ATGTACGCTTTAACCCACGGTCGGATTTATACCGGCCATGAAATTCTGGATGACCATGCGATTGTGATCGCTAATGGCCTGATTGAACGTGTTTGTCCGCTGGCTGAGTTGCCGCCGGAGATAGAACAGCGCTCACTCAACGGAGCAATAATCTCCCCCGGTTTCATTGATGTACAGCTCAACGGCTGCGGCGGCGTGCAGTTTAACGACACGCCAGAGGCCGTTACGGTCGAGACGCTGGAAATCATGCAGAAAGCCAACGAGAAATCGGGCTGTACCAGCTATCTGCCTACGCTGATTACCAGCAGCGATGACCTGATGAAGCAGGGTATCCGCGTGATGCGCGACTACCTGGCGAAACACCCTAACCAGGCGCTGGGTCTGCACCTGGAAGGGCCATGGCTGAACATGGTCAAGAAAGGCACGCACAACCCGGATTATGTCCGCAAGCCGGATGCCGAACTGGTTGACTACATGTGCGCGAACGCCGATGTGATCACCAAAGTGACGCTGGCGCCTGAAATGACCGGTACTGAGGTCATCAGCAAACTGGCCGCCGCCGGGATTGTGGTGTCCGCAGGTCACTCCAACGCCACGCTGAAAGAGGCGAAAGCCGGTTTCCGCGCGGGCATTACCTTTGCGACGCACCTCTATAACGCCATGCCGTATATTACGGGTCGCGAACCGGGTCTCGTCGGGGCAATTCTGGACGAGCCAGACGTTTACTGCGGCATTATTGCCGACGGCCTGCACGTTGATTACACCAATATCCGTAATGCGAAACGCCTGAAGGGCGATAAGCTGTGTCTGGTCACCGATGCTACCGCACCGGCAGGGGCAAATATTGAACAGTTCATTTTTGCTGGTAAAACAATATACTACCGTAATGGACTGTGTGTGGATGAAAACGGCACGCTGAGCGGGTCTTCCCTGACAATGATTGAAGGGGTCCGTAACCTCGTAGAGCATTGCGGCATTGCACTTGATGAAGTGCTGCGGATGGCCACGCTTTATCCGGCGCGTGCAATCGGCGTGGATAAACAACTGGGCGGGATTGCACCGGGTATGGTGGCAAACCTGACGGCCTTCACACACGATTATAAAATTATTAAGACCATCGTTAATGGTAACGAGGTCGTCACTGAGTAA
- the corC gene encoding CNNM family magnesium/cobalt transport protein CorC (CorC(YbeX) belongs to the Cyclin M Mg2+ Exporter (CNNM) family, and was characterized as belonging to a set of three proteins, at least one of which must be present for CorA to function.), which produces MSDDNSHSSDNTNTKKGFFSLILSQLFHGEPKNRDELLELIRDSGQNDLIDDDTREMLEGVMDIADQRVRDIMIPRSQMITLKRNQTLDECLDVIIESAHSRFPVISEDKDHIEGILMAKDLLPFMRSDAEAFSMEKVLRQAVVVPESKRVDRMLKEFRSQRYHMAIVIDEFGGVSGLVTIEDILELIVGEIEDEYDEEEDIDFRQLSRHTWTVRALASIEDFNDAFGTHFSDEEVDTIGGLVMQAFGHLPARGETVDIDGYQFKVAMADSRRIIQVHVRTPDDSPVPKLED; this is translated from the coding sequence ATGAGCGACGACAATTCACACAGTAGCGACAACACCAACACTAAAAAGGGATTTTTCTCCCTCATCCTGAGCCAGCTTTTCCACGGTGAACCAAAAAACCGTGATGAACTGCTGGAGCTGATCCGTGATTCCGGGCAAAACGACCTTATCGACGACGATACGCGCGAAATGCTCGAAGGCGTCATGGACATTGCCGACCAGCGCGTCCGCGATATCATGATCCCCCGATCGCAGATGATCACCCTGAAACGCAACCAGACGCTGGACGAGTGCCTCGATGTGATCATCGAATCTGCCCACTCGCGTTTCCCGGTCATCAGCGAAGATAAAGATCACATCGAAGGGATCCTGATGGCAAAAGATCTGCTGCCGTTTATGCGCAGCGATGCCGAAGCCTTCAGCATGGAAAAAGTGTTACGCCAGGCCGTGGTTGTGCCGGAAAGTAAACGTGTGGATCGGATGCTGAAAGAGTTTCGCTCTCAGCGTTACCACATGGCGATTGTGATTGATGAGTTTGGCGGCGTGTCCGGTCTGGTCACTATCGAAGATATCCTTGAGCTTATCGTGGGCGAAATCGAAGACGAGTATGACGAAGAAGAAGATATTGACTTCCGTCAGCTCAGCCGCCACACCTGGACGGTGCGCGCGCTGGCCTCGATTGAGGACTTCAACGATGCATTCGGCACGCACTTCAGCGATGAAGAGGTGGACACCATTGGCGGGCTGGTGATGCAGGCCTTTGGTCATCTTCCGGCGCGCGGCGAGACCGTTGACATCGACGGTTACCAATTCAAAGTCGCCATGGCCGACAGCCGACGTATTATTCAGGTTCACGTCAGAACGCCGGACGACTCACCGGTGCCAAAACTGGAAGATTAA
- the nagC gene encoding DNA-binding transcriptional regulator NagC — MTTGGQAQIGNVDLVKQLNSAAVYRLIDQHGPISRIQIAEQSQLAPASVTKITRQLIERGLIKEVDQQASTGGRRAISIVTETRNFQAIGVRLGRHDTTLTLYDLSSKAIAEEHYPLPERTQETLEHALLNTIALFMESCQRKIRELIAISVILPGLVDPESGVIRYMPHIQVENWGLVDALEKRFNVTCFVGHDIRSLALAEHYFGASQDCEDSILVRVHRGTGAGIISNGRIFIGRNGNVGEIGHIQVEPLGERCHCGNFGCLETVAANAAIEHRVRHLLEQGYQSRVTLDDCKIGAICKAANKGDALACEVIEQVGRHLGKTIAIAINLFNPQKVVIAGEIVEAERVLLPAIEGCINTQALKAFRQNLPVVRSTLDHRSAIGAFALVKRAMLNGILLQHLLES, encoded by the coding sequence ATGACAACAGGCGGACAAGCTCAAATCGGTAATGTCGATCTCGTTAAACAACTTAACAGCGCGGCAGTTTATCGCCTGATTGACCAGCACGGGCCAATCTCTCGAATTCAGATAGCCGAACAAAGCCAGCTTGCGCCTGCCAGCGTGACAAAAATCACGCGTCAGCTTATTGAGCGCGGTCTGATCAAAGAAGTCGATCAGCAGGCCTCCACCGGGGGGCGCCGCGCTATCTCTATCGTCACCGAAACCCGCAACTTTCAGGCCATCGGCGTCCGTCTTGGCCGTCATGACACCACGCTGACCCTTTACGATCTGAGCAGCAAAGCGATTGCTGAAGAGCACTATCCGCTGCCCGAGCGCACGCAGGAGACGCTGGAACATGCGCTGCTGAACACCATTGCGCTGTTTATGGAAAGCTGCCAGCGCAAGATCCGTGAACTCATTGCCATCTCTGTGATTTTACCCGGCCTCGTCGACCCCGAAAGCGGAGTGATCCGGTATATGCCGCACATTCAGGTAGAGAACTGGGGGCTGGTCGATGCGCTCGAAAAACGGTTCAACGTGACCTGCTTTGTCGGCCACGACATCCGTTCTCTGGCGCTGGCAGAGCACTATTTTGGTGCGAGTCAGGACTGCGAAGACTCTATTCTGGTGCGCGTTCACCGTGGAACCGGGGCAGGCATTATTTCCAATGGCCGTATCTTTATTGGCCGCAACGGCAACGTGGGTGAAATCGGTCATATCCAGGTGGAACCGCTTGGCGAACGCTGCCACTGCGGTAACTTTGGCTGCCTTGAGACCGTTGCCGCCAACGCTGCGATTGAACACCGCGTTCGCCATCTGCTTGAGCAGGGCTATCAAAGCCGCGTCACGCTGGATGACTGTAAAATCGGGGCGATTTGCAAAGCCGCGAATAAAGGCGATGCGCTGGCCTGCGAGGTGATTGAGCAGGTCGGTCGTCATCTGGGCAAAACCATTGCCATTGCCATCAACCTGTTTAACCCGCAAAAAGTGGTCATTGCCGGTGAAATCGTCGAAGCCGAAAGAGTGCTGCTGCCCGCGATTGAAGGCTGCATTAACACCCAGGCGCTGAAGGCATTTCGTCAGAACCTGCCGGTCGTGCGTTCCACGCTGGATCACCGCTCAGCGATCGGCGCGTTTGCGCTGGTGAAGCGCGCCATGCTCAACGGTATTCTGCTCCAGCATTTGCTGGAAAGCTGA
- the ubiF gene encoding 3-demethoxyubiquinol 3-hydroxylase, which produces MTLQQTEVAVVGGGMVGAALALGLAQQGFEVTVIEQAAPPAFDPTAKPDVRISAISAASVDLLRGLGVWDAVLAMRAHPYNRLETWEWENAHVTFDAAELKLPRLGYMVENSVLQQALWQALEGHPNVTLRLPASLKALRRHDSGYVLTLDNDDELAVKLVVGADGANSQVRQMAGIGIHAWQYAQSCMLITVQSENAPGESTWQHFTPNGPRAFLPLFDNWASLVWYDKPARIRQLQGLSMEQLQREIKQHFPSRLGNVTPVAAGAFPLTRRHALQYALEGLALVGDAAHTIHPLAGQGVNLGYRDVDALLDVLGNARAHAEPWSGLQVLKRYQMRRMADNFIMQSGMDLFYAGFSNELGPVRILRNIGLMAAERAGGLKRQALKYALGL; this is translated from the coding sequence ATGACACTCCAACAAACCGAAGTTGCCGTTGTCGGCGGCGGTATGGTCGGCGCCGCGCTGGCGCTGGGGCTGGCGCAGCAGGGATTTGAAGTAACGGTAATCGAGCAGGCTGCGCCTCCGGCATTTGACCCGACCGCCAAACCGGACGTGCGCATTTCAGCCATCAGCGCCGCGTCCGTTGACCTGCTTCGCGGGCTGGGCGTGTGGGATGCCGTGCTGGCGATGCGCGCCCATCCGTATAACCGGCTGGAAACCTGGGAGTGGGAAAATGCCCATGTGACATTTGACGCCGCCGAGCTGAAGCTGCCGCGCCTGGGGTATATGGTGGAAAACAGTGTGCTCCAGCAGGCACTCTGGCAGGCGCTGGAGGGGCACCCTAATGTGACGCTGCGTTTGCCCGCCTCTCTCAAGGCGCTACGCCGCCACGATAGCGGCTATGTGCTGACCCTGGATAATGATGACGAGCTGGCCGTGAAGCTGGTGGTCGGCGCAGACGGTGCGAATTCGCAGGTCCGGCAGATGGCGGGGATCGGGATCCATGCCTGGCAATACGCGCAGTCCTGCATGTTGATCACCGTTCAGTCAGAGAATGCACCCGGTGAGAGCACCTGGCAGCACTTTACCCCGAATGGCCCCCGTGCGTTCTTGCCCCTGTTCGATAACTGGGCATCGCTGGTGTGGTACGACAAACCGGCGCGCATTCGCCAGCTTCAGGGGCTTTCGATGGAGCAGTTGCAGCGTGAAATCAAGCAACACTTCCCGAGTCGTCTGGGCAACGTGACGCCGGTTGCCGCGGGGGCCTTCCCGCTCACGCGCCGCCATGCGTTGCAGTATGCCCTCGAAGGGCTGGCGCTGGTGGGCGATGCGGCCCACACCATTCATCCGCTGGCGGGGCAGGGTGTGAATCTCGGCTACCGCGACGTGGATGCCCTGCTGGACGTGCTGGGCAATGCCCGCGCGCATGCTGAACCCTGGTCGGGTCTGCAGGTGCTGAAGCGCTACCAGATGCGACGGATGGCGGATAACTTTATCATGCAGTCGGGGATGGATCTGTTCTATGCCGGTTTCAGCAATGAGCTGGGACCTGTGCGTATTTTGCGCAATATTGGATTGATGGCCGCGGAGCGTGCCGGTGGGCTGAAACGTCAGGCCCTGAAATATGCCCTGGGACTGTAA
- the miaB gene encoding tRNA (N6-isopentenyl adenosine(37)-C2)-methylthiotransferase MiaB, producing the protein MTKKLHIKTWGCQMNEYDSSKMADLLDTTHGYQLTENPKEADVLLLNTCSIREKAQEKVFHVLGRWKLLKRKNPDLIIGVGGCVASQEGKLIRQRAPYVDIVFGPQTLHRLPEMINQVRGNRSPVVDVSFPEIEKFDRLPEPRADGPTAFVSIMEGCNKYCTYCVVPYTRGEEVSRPADDILFEIAQLAAQGVREVNLLGQNVNAWRGENYDGTTGSFAELLRLVAAIDGIDRIRFTTSHPMEFTDDIIDVYRDTPELVSFLHLPIQCGSDRVLNLMGRPHTVLEYKSTIRKLREARPDIQISSDFIVGFPGETADDFERTMKLIGEVNFDVSYSFIFSARPGTPAADMVDDVPEEEKKQRLYILQERINQQANAWSRRMLGTVQRILVEGTSRKSIMELSGRTENNRVVNFEGTPDMIGKFVDVEIVDVLTNSLRAKVVRTEDEMGLRIAETPESVISRTRKVNDSGVGIYQP; encoded by the coding sequence ATGACTAAAAAACTCCATATAAAAACCTGGGGCTGTCAGATGAACGAATACGATTCATCGAAGATGGCCGATCTGCTGGATACCACCCACGGATACCAGCTGACTGAAAATCCGAAAGAAGCCGACGTGTTGCTGCTTAACACCTGTTCAATTCGTGAAAAAGCGCAGGAGAAAGTCTTTCACGTATTAGGCCGCTGGAAACTTCTCAAACGAAAAAATCCGGACCTGATCATCGGCGTCGGTGGCTGCGTAGCCTCGCAGGAAGGTAAGCTGATCCGCCAGAGAGCCCCTTATGTGGATATCGTCTTTGGCCCTCAGACCCTGCACCGCCTGCCAGAGATGATCAACCAGGTTCGCGGCAATCGTAGCCCGGTTGTCGACGTGAGCTTCCCGGAGATCGAGAAATTTGACCGTCTGCCAGAGCCGCGCGCGGATGGCCCGACCGCTTTCGTCTCTATCATGGAAGGTTGCAACAAATACTGTACTTACTGCGTGGTGCCTTATACGCGCGGTGAAGAGGTCAGCCGCCCGGCAGACGATATTTTATTTGAAATCGCGCAGCTTGCCGCCCAGGGTGTACGCGAAGTCAACCTGCTGGGCCAGAACGTTAACGCCTGGCGCGGTGAGAACTACGATGGCACCACCGGCAGCTTTGCTGAACTGCTGCGTCTGGTGGCCGCGATTGACGGCATCGACCGTATTCGCTTTACCACCAGCCATCCGATGGAATTTACCGATGACATCATTGATGTCTATCGCGATACGCCGGAGCTGGTGAGCTTCCTGCACCTGCCGATTCAGTGTGGCTCTGACCGCGTGCTGAACCTGATGGGTCGTCCGCATACGGTGCTGGAGTACAAATCCACCATCCGTAAGCTGCGCGAAGCGCGCCCGGATATTCAGATCAGCTCCGACTTTATTGTTGGCTTCCCTGGCGAAACGGCTGATGATTTCGAGCGCACCATGAAGCTCATCGGCGAAGTGAATTTTGACGTCAGCTACAGCTTCATCTTCTCCGCGCGTCCTGGCACGCCTGCAGCCGATATGGTTGACGATGTGCCGGAAGAAGAGAAAAAACAGCGTCTGTACATTCTGCAGGAGCGTATCAACCAGCAGGCCAACGCCTGGAGCCGCCGTATGCTCGGCACCGTTCAGCGTATTCTGGTGGAAGGCACCTCGCGCAAGAGCATCATGGAGCTGTCCGGTCGTACCGAAAATAACCGCGTGGTGAACTTTGAAGGCACGCCGGACATGATCGGTAAATTTGTGGATGTCGAAATTGTCGACGTGCTGACAAACTCCCTGCGTGCGAAGGTGGTGCGTACCGAGGACGAAATGGGTCTGCGCATTGCCGAGACGCCTGAGTCTGTTATCTCGCGTACCCGCAAAGTAAACGATTCTGGCGTGGGCATTTACCAGCCCTAA
- the nagD gene encoding ribonucleotide monophosphatase NagD: MTIKNVICDIDGVLMHDNVAVPGAAEFLGRIIDKGMPLVLLTNYPSQTGQDLANRFATAGVNVPDSVFYTSAMATADFLKRQEGKKAYVVGEGALIHELYKAGFTITDVNPDFVIVGETRSYNWEMMHKASYFVANGARFIATNPDTHGRGFYPACGALCAGIEKISGRKPFYVGKPSPWIIRAALNTMQAHSEETVIVGDNLRTDILAGFQAGLETILVLSGVSTIDDIDSMPFRPSWIYPSVNEIDII, translated from the coding sequence ATGACCATTAAGAACGTAATTTGTGATATTGACGGCGTGCTGATGCACGACAACGTTGCCGTGCCGGGTGCTGCGGAGTTTCTTGGCCGTATCATCGACAAAGGAATGCCACTGGTTCTTCTCACGAACTACCCTTCTCAAACTGGTCAGGACCTGGCGAACCGCTTTGCTACCGCGGGCGTTAACGTGCCGGACAGCGTGTTTTACACCTCTGCGATGGCAACGGCTGATTTTCTGAAGCGTCAGGAAGGGAAAAAAGCCTACGTCGTGGGCGAAGGGGCGTTGATCCACGAGCTGTACAAGGCGGGCTTTACCATCACCGATGTGAATCCGGATTTTGTGATCGTCGGTGAAACCCGTTCCTACAACTGGGAGATGATGCACAAAGCTTCCTACTTCGTCGCCAACGGCGCGCGGTTTATCGCCACCAATCCGGATACTCATGGTCGTGGGTTTTACCCGGCCTGCGGCGCGCTGTGCGCCGGTATCGAAAAAATCTCGGGCCGTAAACCGTTCTATGTTGGCAAACCTAGCCCGTGGATCATCCGCGCGGCGCTGAACACCATGCAGGCGCACTCTGAAGAGACCGTCATTGTCGGCGACAACCTGCGCACCGATATCCTGGCCGGTTTTCAGGCTGGTCTTGAGACCATCCTGGTGCTTTCCGGCGTGTCGACCATTGATGACATCGACAGTATGCCGTTTCGGCCAAGCTGGATTTACCCTTCGGTCAATGAAATCGACATTATCTGA
- the ybeY gene encoding rRNA maturation RNase YbeY produces the protein MSQVILDLQLACEDNSGMPDEAQFQTWLDAVIPQFQEESEVTIRLVDEAESHELNLTYRGKDKPTNVLSFPFEAPPGMEMPLLGDLIICRQVVEQEAKEQQKPLDAHWAHMVVHGSLHLLGYDHIDDDEAEEMESLETEIMLALGYEDPYIAEKE, from the coding sequence ATGAGTCAGGTGATCCTCGATTTACAGCTGGCCTGTGAAGATAATTCCGGCATGCCAGATGAGGCACAGTTTCAGACGTGGCTGGACGCCGTTATCCCCCAGTTTCAGGAAGAATCAGAAGTTACGATTCGCCTGGTGGACGAAGCGGAAAGCCACGAACTTAACCTGACCTACCGTGGGAAAGATAAGCCGACCAACGTACTCTCTTTCCCGTTTGAAGCGCCACCGGGCATGGAAATGCCGCTGCTGGGCGATCTGATCATCTGCCGTCAGGTGGTTGAGCAGGAAGCGAAAGAGCAGCAGAAGCCGCTCGACGCCCACTGGGCGCATATGGTGGTGCACGGCAGTCTGCATCTGCTGGGCTACGACCACATCGACGATGACGAAGCGGAAGAGATGGAGTCCCTCGAGACAGAGATAATGCTTGCTCTGGGCTATGAGGATCCGTACATTGCCGAGAAAGAATAG
- a CDS encoding PhoH family protein: protein MNIDTREISLEPADNARLLSLCGPFDDNIKQLERRLGIEINRRDNHFKLTGRPICVNAAADILRSLYVDTAPMRGETQDIEPEQIHLAIKEARVLEQSAESVPDYGKAINIKTKRGVIKPRTPNQAQYIANILDHDITFGVGPAGTGKTYLAVAAAVDALERQDVRRILLTRPAVEAGEKLGFLPGDLSQKVDPYLRPLYDALFEMLGFEKVEKLIERNVIEVAPLAYMRGRTLNDAFIILDESQNTTIEQMKMFLTRIGFNSKAVITGDVTQIDLPRSTKSGLRHAIEVLAEVDEISFNFFHSEDVVRHPVVARIVNAYEAWEEADQKRKAELAAERKRDAQEQEHK, encoded by the coding sequence TTGAATATAGACACGCGTGAAATTAGCCTTGAGCCCGCAGACAACGCTCGCCTGCTGAGCCTGTGCGGGCCGTTTGATGACAACATCAAACAACTGGAGCGACGTCTGGGTATCGAAATCAATCGTCGCGATAATCATTTCAAACTCACCGGCCGCCCCATCTGCGTTAACGCGGCGGCGGATATTCTGCGTAGTCTGTATGTTGATACCGCCCCGATGCGCGGCGAAACGCAGGACATCGAACCGGAACAGATCCACCTCGCCATCAAAGAGGCGCGCGTGCTTGAACAAAGCGCGGAAAGCGTGCCGGACTACGGCAAGGCGATCAACATCAAGACCAAGCGCGGCGTCATCAAACCACGCACGCCGAACCAGGCGCAGTACATCGCCAATATCCTCGACCATGATATTACTTTCGGCGTCGGCCCGGCGGGTACGGGTAAAACCTATCTTGCCGTCGCCGCGGCGGTGGATGCCCTGGAGCGCCAGGACGTTCGCCGCATTCTGCTGACGCGCCCTGCCGTGGAAGCGGGTGAAAAGCTGGGCTTCCTGCCGGGCGATTTGAGCCAGAAGGTTGACCCGTATCTACGCCCGCTGTACGACGCGCTGTTCGAGATGCTGGGCTTTGAGAAAGTCGAAAAGCTCATTGAGCGCAACGTGATTGAAGTGGCGCCCCTGGCCTACATGCGTGGCCGTACGCTCAACGATGCGTTCATCATTCTTGATGAAAGCCAGAACACCACCATCGAACAGATGAAGATGTTCCTGACGCGTATCGGCTTCAACTCAAAAGCGGTGATTACCGGTGACGTCACGCAGATTGACCTGCCGCGCAGCACCAAATCTGGCCTGCGCCACGCAATTGAAGTGCTGGCAGAGGTCGATGAAATCAGCTTTAACTTCTTCCACAGTGAAGATGTTGTGCGCCACCCTGTCGTGGCACGCATTGTAAACGCTTATGAGGCCTGGGAAGAGGCCGATCAGAAGCGCAAGGCCGAACTGGCCGCAGAACGTAAGCGCGACGCGCAGGAGCAAGAACATAAATGA
- the asnB gene encoding asparagine synthase B, whose product MCSIFGVLDIKTDAGELRKKALELSRLMRHRGPDWSGVYASDKAILAHERLSIVDVNAGAQPLYNENKTHALAVNGEIYNHQALRAEYSDRYAFQTGSDCEVILALYQEKGPEFLDDLQGMFAFALYDSEKEAYLIGRDHLGIIPLYMGHDEHGNFYVASEMKALVPVCRTIKEFPAGSYLWSQDAEIRPYYHRDWFDYDAVKDNVTDKAELRQALEESVKSHLMSDVPYGVLLSGGLDSSVISAITKKFAARRVEDQERSEAWWPQLHSFAVGLEGAPDLKAAQEVANHLGTVHHEIHFTVQEGLDAIRDVIYHIETYDVTTIRASTPMYLMSRKIKAMGIKMVLSGEGSDEVFGGYLYFHKAPNAKELHEETVRKLQALHMFDCARANKAMSAWGVEARVPFLDKKFLDVAMRINPQDKMCGNGKMEKHILRECFESYLPASVAWRQKEQFSDGVGYSWIDTLKEVAAKQVSDQQLETASFRFPYNTPGSKEAYLYREIFEELFPVPSAAECVPGGPSVACSSAKAIEWDESFKSMNDPSGRAVGVHQSAYK is encoded by the coding sequence ATGTGTTCAATTTTTGGCGTACTGGATATTAAAACTGACGCGGGTGAACTGCGTAAAAAAGCACTCGAACTGTCCCGCCTGATGCGCCATCGCGGCCCGGACTGGTCCGGCGTTTACGCCAGCGATAAAGCCATCCTTGCGCACGAGCGTCTGTCCATTGTTGACGTCAATGCCGGAGCACAGCCGCTGTATAACGAGAATAAAACGCACGCGCTGGCGGTGAACGGTGAAATTTACAACCATCAGGCCCTGCGCGCTGAATATAGCGACCGCTACGCCTTCCAGACCGGTTCTGACTGCGAAGTGATCCTGGCGCTGTATCAGGAGAAAGGACCTGAATTCCTCGACGATCTGCAGGGCATGTTTGCCTTTGCGCTGTACGACAGCGAAAAAGAGGCTTACCTGATTGGGCGTGACCATCTCGGTATTATCCCGCTGTACATGGGGCACGATGAACACGGTAACTTCTATGTCGCCTCTGAAATGAAAGCCCTGGTGCCGGTTTGCCGCACCATCAAAGAGTTCCCGGCGGGCAGCTACCTGTGGAGCCAGGACGCCGAGATCCGCCCGTATTACCATCGCGACTGGTTTGACTATGACGCGGTTAAAGACAACGTCACTGATAAAGCCGAACTGCGTCAGGCGCTGGAAGAGTCCGTGAAAAGCCACCTGATGTCAGACGTGCCGTATGGCGTACTGCTTTCCGGCGGGCTGGACTCCTCCGTGATCTCCGCGATCACCAAGAAGTTCGCCGCACGTCGCGTCGAGGATCAGGAGCGCTCGGAAGCCTGGTGGCCGCAGCTGCACTCCTTTGCCGTCGGCCTGGAAGGGGCACCGGATCTGAAAGCCGCGCAGGAAGTGGCAAATCATCTTGGTACCGTCCACCACGAAATTCACTTCACCGTGCAGGAAGGTCTGGATGCGATCCGCGATGTGATCTATCACATCGAAACCTATGATGTGACGACGATTCGCGCCTCCACGCCGATGTACCTGATGTCCCGTAAGATCAAAGCGATGGGCATTAAGATGGTGCTATCCGGGGAAGGATCTGACGAAGTGTTTGGCGGCTACCTGTACTTCCACAAAGCGCCGAACGCCAAAGAACTGCATGAAGAGACCGTGCGCAAGCTGCAGGCGCTGCACATGTTTGACTGCGCCCGCGCCAACAAAGCGATGTCGGCCTGGGGCGTTGAAGCCCGCGTCCCGTTCCTCGATAAAAAATTTCTCGACGTCGCGATGCGTATCAACCCGCAGGATAAAATGTGCGGCAACGGTAAAATGGAAAAACATATCCTGCGCGAATGTTTTGAATCTTACCTGCCGGCAAGCGTGGCATGGCGTCAGAAAGAGCAGTTCTCCGATGGCGTGGGTTACAGCTGGATCGACACCCTGAAAGAGGTGGCGGCGAAACAGGTTTCCGATCAGCAACTGGAAACCGCGAGCTTCCGTTTCCCGTACAACACGCCGGGTTCGAAAGAAGCGTATCTCTATCGCGAGATCTTCGAAGAGCTGTTCCCGGTACCGAGCGCTGCTGAATGCGTACCAGGCGGCCCGTCCGTGGCCTGCTCGTCGGCGAAAGCGATCGAGTGGGATGAATCGTTCAAATCGATGAACGATCCGTCAGGGCGTGCGGTAGGCGTTCACCAGTCTGCGTATAAATGA